Below is a genomic region from Spartinivicinus marinus.
AGCAGTTATTGCATGGTGTAAGTCTAGGCTGAATCGATTAACCGTATCGATTGCTTCTGGTATTTTAGTCAGTAATAGTAAGCAAAACTTAGTAAAATTCCCTAAATTATTTTCTTGGCATACTTCTTCAGCTATGGTTTGATCAGCAAAAAAACCTAAGATAAAAACGGCTGTACTGAAATCTTGGTGATCCTCAGCGGTTAAAAAGCTTCGCCAAAGCTCATAGGTCAATAAATATCCTCTCATAAACCCAAGGCTCCATTGATGGAAAGATGAGGAGGGTAAAAAGTTACTAATGGCGTTAGCGTCAGGAATACAGTTAATTGGGAGCTGATAGGTTAAGTCTAGTACTTGCTGCTGGGTATGGCTAAACAAGTCATCTAGAATGCCAATTAGTTGACAGCTTACTGATGAGGCATCTTGCAACTGTACCTTTGGTAGTACTTGATGTTGCCAGCTATTGCCGATGTGGCTATCTGGGCAGCAACTAATAGCGAATATAAAACCTTCCAGTTGTGATTGACTCATACAGCCCTCATGTTGAGATAAGTACTTTGTTAGCTGATCTTGTTGGTGTGAATGTTGGGCTGATGATTTCTTATTGTTGAAAGGCATAAACTGTAGTGGTACTCAACGGGCCGGTAATTGTCGTAGGGTTGTGGTTAAGGCTTGGGTTATCAAGGGTGTTTGGTAGATCATATTCTAATATAGATATAACAATATAATCTATATCGTGTGCAAAGTGGTTAGGATTAGAGAGATCATTCTGTTTGCTGGTGAATAAGACAGCAGTACTGAGGGGTAGTCTCAATAAGTCTATTGTTGTAAATAGTGCAAATAAAATTGTTGTGCTTTGTGAATAACGGCAAGAAATTGACTGACAATTCAAAAAAATGTCATCTAGTGACCAATAGTAATTATCAATCCTATGTAATAACAAACAAATATACAACAAAGGTTGGTTATTTTCTGGTAAGCTGCTAATTATTTATATATTTCAGAAGGTAATTACTTAGCAAGTAATTGTAATAGATACTATCTTCTTGATTAATAAAATATTTTATGTTAACAGGGATTATTGTTAGGGCTTACCCTATTTATTTGTGCATGTTGGCTGTGTTATTGCTAAGAAAGTAGGGAATTAAAGATCCTATTTAAGGAGGTTAAATAATGAAACGACTACAAGCAGACTATCTTGATCCAAATAAAATAGGTGTAGTCGAATACCAGCCAATTGATGCACAAGTAGTAGAAACGGCGGGCTTTCATAAAATCCGTCGTACTATGCAGAGTTTTAGGCGGCGCTTAGCAAAAAGTCAGGAAGTATTACTAAGGTCTCACTAATATAGGTTAAGCAACTGATAAAGTTGTCATTGCTTGGAGTGGGTTTTGGTGGTCTGTTAATGGTATTGGTTTGTTAAGAGATCACTAATCAAATCTTTTGGCTATGCTTTTTTATCCTCTTATTTTTGTCTCGATACAGTTTATGTATTGACTGCTTTTCTCTTGGTATTTTGTCGAAAAACACTTTCAGAGAATCTTTAACATATACCAGTATAGTGACTACATTTGAATTGTCGTACTAAAGTGGTTGGGTAAAACACAGTTCTAGGGTCGTTCCTTGATTACATTGGTATTTATAAAAGACCACTTTTCCAGAAATATCCCGAATGGTGTCGGCGCAAAATTAATTTCCATATTATTAGTGTATTGGTTGGTAGCTTAAAGCTATATTATTTTTCTGCTTAAAGCTAAAAATACTCAATGAGTATTCTCCTGTTAATTGTAAGCACACTATACTTTATCAGGTGAAAGATAAAGTTGAAAAAGTTGTATGGATATAAGTAATAGTACTTTTATCTGAATATTTTTAATTGTGCCAAATAGGAAAAATATACCTAATGTTAGGGTATAGCTAAAAGAGTGTTAGGTAAGGCGATTTATAATTGGTTGGATTGCAATACTAGGCAGTTATTTTGTTGATCGCTATTTATAAATGCGTTTTTTTCACTCTAAGCGAGATATCATGGAGGATAACTGTGAAAATACTTAATCAAAAAAAGCTTGTCTGTGCAGTATCGGTAGGTGTTATTGGTTTTACTTCGCTACTGCAGGTCGAAGCAAGTCAACAGACCAACGATACTTTTTTTAATCCTTCTCCAATAATAATTGCAGATCGCGTAGCTACACAGTTAGATGTGATGTCTGATAGCAGTATATCAGAGAGCGGTAGGCTGGTTATAACGGAGCCTAATGCCAGCTTTATTAAAGTTCACTTCAAGCATTTTAATATTCCTGATGGTAGTTATGTAACAGTTTCTAATCCAGAAGGTACGGAGGTTTACCACTACAGTAATAATCATCGAGATAGTTTTACTTTTGATATTGAGGCTGGTGAAGATGGAGAGAATACATGGGCTAGTATGTCAGTCAATGGCGATACAGCGATTATTGAGTTTCATAATAATGATGATCAAAACAATTGGAATGAACAGAAGCATAAATTAATTATTGGTTCCTATTTAAAAGGTTTTCCGCAAGCAGTAATCGAGTCATTGATCGATAGTACATTTTCAACTTGTGGCACTAACCAGCGAAAAGATGCTATCTGCTATAAAGATACATTTCCTGTTGAGTATGAGCGAACCCGGCCAGTAGCCAGGCTGGTGATGAGCGGCTCGTTATGTACAGCTTGGCGAGTGGGCTCAGATAACCGGGTATTTACCAATAACCACTGTATGAGTACGCAAAGTAAAGTAGCAGCATCTGAGGTTTGGTTTAATTATCAGCGTACAGGTTGTGGGGGTGGGAGTATGGCAACTACCACCAAAGTGTCGGGAAAACAAATGTTGAAAACCGACTATACCCTGGATTATACCTTGTTTACGGTTGATAACTTCAGCGCAGTAAAAAGTTTTGGCTATTACGGTTTAGATATTAGTGAGCCAGTCAATCAAGAAAGAATTTATATTGCTCAGCATGGTTCAGGTAATCCGAAAGAGCTGGCGGTAGAGAGTGATAAAAATACGGGTAACCGTTGTCGAGTAGATGTGCCTTCAGCCAATGGTAGGGGGCAGGGGACTGATTTGGGGTATTTATGCGATACCATTGGTGGTAGTTCAGGATCACCTGTATTAGCGGCAGATACAAATAAAGCAATTGGTTTGCATCATTATGGTGGCTGCCCTAATCAAGGGGTAAAAATCAGTAAAATCTGGCCGCAGGTTTCTCAGTATTTTGATGGTAAGGTGCCTGATGGTGATAATGGTGGGCCCACTAA
It encodes:
- a CDS encoding UPF0149 family protein, giving the protein MPFNNKKSSAQHSHQQDQLTKYLSQHEGCMSQSQLEGFIFAISCCPDSHIGNSWQHQVLPKVQLQDASSVSCQLIGILDDLFSHTQQQVLDLTYQLPINCIPDANAISNFLPSSSFHQWSLGFMRGYLLTYELWRSFLTAEDHQDFSTAVFILGFFADQTIAEEVCQENNLGNFTKFCLLLLTKIPEAIDTVNRFSLDLHHAITAIEAPSASRNR
- a CDS encoding PKD domain-containing protein; this encodes MKILNQKKLVCAVSVGVIGFTSLLQVEASQQTNDTFFNPSPIIIADRVATQLDVMSDSSISESGRLVITEPNASFIKVHFKHFNIPDGSYVTVSNPEGTEVYHYSNNHRDSFTFDIEAGEDGENTWASMSVNGDTAIIEFHNNDDQNNWNEQKHKLIIGSYLKGFPQAVIESLIDSTFSTCGTNQRKDAICYKDTFPVEYERTRPVARLVMSGSLCTAWRVGSDNRVFTNNHCMSTQSKVAASEVWFNYQRTGCGGGSMATTTKVSGKQMLKTDYTLDYTLFTVDNFSAVKSFGYYGLDISEPVNQERIYIAQHGSGNPKELAVESDKNTGNRCRVDVPSANGRGQGTDLGYLCDTIGGSSGSPVLAADTNKAIGLHHYGGCPNQGVKISKIWPQVSQYFDGKVPDGDNGGPTKKPPVAGFNYQVTGLTVKFVSTSKDSDGNITRYKWNFGDGNTSAAANPTHKYAKAGTYTATLAVTDDDGLTDQAQKGVTVSDSSGVGVLVKGKPITNLGANKGQWRYYKITVPAGAKSLVIKTAGGTGDGDLYVNVGSKPSLSKYTCRPYYYGNNETCEVSAVTKQVEYFVGIHAYANYSGVTLSADYQENTFDETNYDLINEDFFTEAGEGIKK